A stretch of the Candidatus Cloacimonadota bacterium genome encodes the following:
- the nuoE gene encoding NADH-quinone oxidoreductase subunit NuoE, with translation MEKVDQIIKKWNSDPDFVIEMMQDIQDEFKYIPEEALETITLQTKVPLAHLYHIATFYKSFSLTPRGKYEIQVCTGTACHVKGAPLIIDAFKRELNIEIGETTQDGKFTLEEVRCLGCCSLAPVVMINDDIYGDFTSDKIKTVLKKYDEVAL, from the coding sequence ATGGAAAAAGTAGATCAAATAATTAAGAAATGGAATTCAGATCCTGATTTTGTGATCGAAATGATGCAGGACATTCAGGATGAATTCAAATATATTCCCGAAGAAGCTTTGGAAACAATAACGCTACAAACTAAAGTTCCTCTCGCTCATTTGTATCATATTGCAACTTTTTATAAATCATTCAGTTTAACTCCCCGCGGGAAATACGAAATCCAGGTTTGCACCGGAACTGCCTGTCATGTAAAAGGTGCTCCACTCATAATCGATGCTTTCAAACGAGAATTAAATATTGAAATCGGAGAGACCACACAAGACGGTAAGTTCACATTGGAAGAAGTTCGATGTTTGGGTTGCTGTAGTTTAGCACCGGTTGTGATGATCAACGACGATATTTACGGTGATTTCACTTCCGATAAGATCAAAACGGTTTTGAAAAAATATGACGAGGTAGCTTTATGA